The following proteins are co-located in the Spirosoma montaniterrae genome:
- the gmd gene encoding GDP-mannose 4,6-dehydratase, producing MKKALVTGITGQDGAYLAELLLDKGYEVHGIKRRSSLFNTQRIDHIYEDPHERNVRFKMHYGDLSDTANITRIIQEVQPDEIYNLGAMSHVRVSFDEPEYTAQVDGIGTLRILEAVRLLGLTETTRIYQASTSELYGGVQGHAQSETTPFYPRSPYAVAKLYGYWITVNYREAYNMYACNGILFNHESPLRGETFVTRKITRAVSRIGLGLQDKVYLGNLDSLRDWGHAKDYVEAMWLILQQDKAEDFVIATGVTTSVRDFVRMSFSEIGVELEFKGEGVNETAVVVSASNPDFPVPVGKEVLCIDPRYFRPTEVDLLLGDPTKAMTKLGWKPKYDLPALVKDMMTADIELFRRDQFLAQSGHAVLNYFE from the coding sequence ATGAAAAAAGCATTAGTTACCGGTATCACCGGTCAGGATGGGGCCTATCTGGCCGAGTTACTTCTTGATAAGGGGTATGAAGTTCACGGTATCAAACGGCGGAGTTCGCTGTTTAATACCCAACGGATCGACCATATCTACGAAGACCCGCACGAGCGAAATGTGCGCTTCAAGATGCACTATGGCGATTTGTCGGATACGGCCAATATCACGCGCATTATTCAGGAAGTACAACCCGACGAGATTTATAACCTCGGCGCTATGTCGCACGTGCGCGTAAGTTTCGATGAGCCGGAATATACCGCTCAGGTCGACGGGATTGGTACGCTCCGGATTCTGGAAGCTGTTCGGCTGCTCGGCCTGACCGAAACAACCCGCATCTATCAGGCATCGACCTCAGAACTATATGGGGGCGTTCAGGGCCATGCTCAATCGGAAACAACACCGTTCTATCCGCGTTCGCCTTATGCTGTAGCTAAGCTCTACGGTTACTGGATTACAGTCAATTACCGCGAAGCGTACAACATGTATGCCTGCAACGGAATTCTGTTCAACCATGAGTCGCCATTGCGGGGAGAAACCTTCGTGACGCGCAAAATTACCCGCGCCGTATCCCGTATCGGACTGGGTTTGCAGGATAAAGTTTATCTCGGCAACCTCGACTCACTACGCGACTGGGGCCATGCCAAAGACTATGTTGAGGCTATGTGGCTGATTCTGCAACAGGACAAAGCCGAAGATTTCGTAATTGCTACCGGTGTAACAACCAGCGTTCGCGACTTCGTGAGAATGTCCTTCTCCGAAATTGGCGTTGAACTGGAATTCAAAGGCGAAGGCGTGAATGAAACCGCCGTTGTTGTAAGCGCATCGAATCCTGATTTCCCGGTACCGGTAGGTAAAGAAGTGCTGTGCATCGACCCGCGCTACTTCCGCCCGACCGAAGTTGACCTGCTTCTTGGCGACCCAACCAAAGCTATGACTAAGCTGGGCTGGAAACCCAAGTACGACTTGCCTGCGCTGGTAAAAGACATGATGACTGCTGACATCGAACTGTTCCGTCGCGACCAATTCCTGGCACAAAGCGGTCACGCCGTTCTCAATTATTTCGAGTAA